Proteins encoded in a region of the Anopheles ziemanni chromosome 2, idAnoZiCoDA_A2_x.2, whole genome shotgun sequence genome:
- the LOC131294172 gene encoding uncharacterized protein LOC131294172: KSSSPGRQGPTGGSAGSGRGRYGKAVRGGGLSTLPRPVARRTAAASELRRSSAAGLNVVSQRPPLPPRIELRSHSYDGLLDDGGQGIRRKVVGTTMAVPSPMASMTTEGHDRVDGVASVAAPSEGEVSEQQKEQLRLGRKPSMSVVAGAGSGPGSAGGETIKSKNRRSRSMDDLFDDDVRGQAVECDFLDNTQSMETLLGNDHQSLRVMHEPAGSSPPESPGATEDAPPEVEEVRSMGGNICFNRRFVHDDEEPEGRQEDVPPVEDPQDFPSLTTSHEQLCENETITVDSTPRLAQEEEDVQSTHSSATASSHGSSSGPKKAPKPLINRYVKKVKSLMKM; this comes from the coding sequence AAATCGTCCAGCCCGGGTCGGCAGGGTCCGACCGGGGGCAGTGCGGGGAGTGGCCGTGGTCGGTACGGGAAGGCCGTACGGGGTGGTGGGTTGAGCACCTTGCCGCGCCCGGTCGCCCGTCGGACGGCGGCCGCAAGCGAACTGCGGCGAAGTTCGGCGGCCGGATTGAACGTCGTCTCGCAGAGGCCTCCGCTTCCGCCGAGGATCGAACTGCGCAGCCACAGCTACGACGGGCTGCTGGATGACGGTGGCCAGGGCATCCGGCGGAAGGTGGTCGGCACGACGATGGCGGTGCCGTCGCCGATGGCATCGATGACAACCGAAGGACACGATCGAGTGGATGGCGTCGCGAGTGTCGCTGCGCCCAGCGAGGGTGAAGTCAGCGAGCAACAGAAGGAGCAGCTGAGATTGGGAAGGAAACCTTCCATGTCCGTTGTTGCAGGCGCGGGAAGTGGCCCCGGCTCGGCTGGTGGCGAAACGATCAAGAGCAAAAATCGACGATCGCGTAGCATGGACGACCTGTTCGACGACGATGTTAGAGGGCAAGCGGTGGAGTGCGATTTCCTGGACAACACCCAGAGCATGGAAACGCTGCTGGGCAACGATCATCAGAGTCTCCGGGTGATGCACGAACCGGCCGGAAGTTCCCCACCGGAATCACCCGGCGCCACCGAGGATGCTCCACCCGAAGTGGAAGAGGTCCGCTCGATGGGCGGCAACATCTGCTTCAACCGTCGCTTCGTGCACGATGACGAGGAGCCGGAAGGGCGCCAGGAAGACGTGCCTCCCGTCGAGGATCCACAGGACTTCCCCTCCCTCACGACCTCCCACGAGCAGCTGTGCGAAAACGAAACCATCACGGTGGACAGTACGCCCCGATTGGCCCAGGAAGAGGAGGACGTCCAGTCGACGCACTCGTCCGCGACCGCATCGTCGCACGGGTCCAGCTCCGGCCCCAAGAAAGCACCCAAACCGCTCATCAACCGGTACGTGAAGAAGGTGAAGTCGCTCATGAAAATGTAG